A single genomic interval of Salmo trutta chromosome 13, fSalTru1.1, whole genome shotgun sequence harbors:
- the ssr3 gene encoding translocon-associated protein subunit gamma, with protein MAPKGSSKQQSEEDLLLQDFSRNLSAKSSALFYGNALIVSAIPIWLFWRIWHMDLVQSAVLYGVMTLVSTYLVAFAYKNVKFVLKHKVAQKREDAVSKEVTRKLSEADNRKMSRKEKDERILWKKNEVADYEATTFSIFYNNTLFLVLVIIASFFLLKNFNPTVNYILSISASSGLIALLSTGSK; from the exons ATGGCACCTAAAGGTAGCAGCAAACAGCAATCCGAGGAAGACCTTCTCCTCCAGGACTTCAGCCGAAACCTGTCTGCGAAGTCCTCCGCGCTTTTCTACGGCAACGCACTCATTGTGTCCGCAATTCCCATTT GGCTGTTCTGGAGAATCTGGCACATGGACCTGGTCCAGTCAGCGGTCCTGTATGGAGTCATGACGCTGGTCAGCACCTACCTCGTGGCCTTCGCTTACAAAAACGTCAAGTTTGTCCTCAAACACAA AGTTGCCCAGAAGCGAGAGGATGCTGTCTCCAAGGAGGTGACAAGGAAACTTTCTGAGGCTGACAATCGCAAGATGTCTCGCAAGGAGAAGGATGAgag GATCCTGTGGAAAAAGAACGAGGTAGCTGATTATGAGGCAACCACTTTCTCCATCTTCTATAACAACACTCTGTTCCTGGTCCTCGTCATCATCGCCTCCTTCTTCCTGCTGAAGAACTTCAACCCCACCGT TAACTACATCCTGTCCATCAGTGCCTCATCTGGCCTCATCGCCCTGCTGTCCACTGGATCCAAGTAA